The Iamia majanohamensis genome window below encodes:
- a CDS encoding Zn-dependent hydrolase: MTDTDAPAISWPRLEARLAELARIGDTGDGGCSRLALTDADREGRDLVVSWMRELGLRVDVDGIGNVVGTWPADATEAPVLTGSHIDTVRTGGRYDGNLGVLAGLEAVETIITSGLELARPVAVAFFTGEEGSRFAPDMFGSLVYVGGLPLEEALDTVAVDGAVVGDELERIGYVGPLPCPARPPAAFVELHIEQGPVLEAEGDTIGAVTGVQGISWQEVTVTGQSNHAGTTPMDHRHDPAYVAAALAVFVRELADEAGPPQVATVGRVELHPNLVNVVPARATFTVDLRHTDDDALRAAEEAFAARADALAATEGVTVERRSLARFAPVEFDAGMVDRVERTARARGHSVRRMPSGAGHDAQMLARVCPTAMVFTPSVDGISHNPDEHTLPADLEAGAGVLFDVLVQLATEDDPWSDGAGPA; the protein is encoded by the coding sequence GTGACCGACACCGACGCGCCGGCGATCTCCTGGCCCCGGCTGGAGGCCCGCCTGGCCGAGCTGGCCCGCATCGGCGACACCGGCGACGGTGGCTGCTCCCGCCTGGCGCTCACCGACGCCGACCGGGAGGGTCGCGACCTGGTCGTGTCGTGGATGCGGGAGCTGGGCCTCCGGGTCGACGTCGACGGCATCGGCAACGTGGTGGGCACCTGGCCGGCCGACGCCACCGAGGCGCCCGTCCTCACCGGCTCGCACATCGACACCGTCCGCACCGGCGGCCGCTACGACGGGAACCTCGGGGTGCTCGCCGGGCTGGAGGCGGTCGAGACCATCATCACCTCCGGCCTCGAGCTGGCCCGCCCGGTGGCCGTCGCCTTCTTCACCGGCGAGGAGGGCAGCCGCTTCGCCCCCGACATGTTCGGCAGCCTCGTCTACGTCGGCGGCCTCCCCCTCGAGGAGGCGCTCGACACCGTCGCCGTCGACGGCGCGGTTGTCGGCGACGAGCTCGAGCGCATCGGCTACGTCGGCCCCCTCCCGTGCCCCGCCCGCCCCCCGGCCGCCTTCGTCGAGCTCCACATCGAGCAGGGCCCGGTGCTCGAGGCCGAGGGTGACACCATCGGTGCCGTCACCGGGGTGCAGGGCATCTCCTGGCAGGAGGTCACCGTCACCGGCCAGTCCAACCACGCCGGCACCACGCCCATGGACCACCGCCACGACCCGGCCTACGTGGCCGCCGCCCTGGCCGTGTTCGTGCGGGAGCTGGCCGACGAGGCCGGTCCCCCGCAGGTGGCCACCGTGGGCCGGGTCGAGCTGCACCCCAACCTGGTGAACGTGGTGCCGGCCCGGGCCACCTTCACCGTCGACCTCCGCCACACCGACGACGACGCCCTGCGCGCCGCGGAGGAGGCCTTCGCGGCCCGGGCCGACGCGCTGGCCGCGACCGAGGGCGTCACCGTGGAGCGTCGGTCCCTGGCCCGGTTCGCCCCCGTGGAGTTCGACGCCGGGATGGTCGACCGGGTGGAGCGCACGGCGCGGGCCCGGGGCCACTCCGTGCGCCGGATGCCCTCGGGCGCCGGCCACGACGCCCAGATGCTGGCCCGGGTGTGCCCCACCGCGATGGTGTTCACGCCCAGCGTCGACGGCATCAGCCACAACCCCGACGAGCACACCCTGCCCGCCGACCTGGAGGCCGGCGCCGGGGTCCTGTTCGACGTGCTGGTGCAGCTGGCCACCGAGGACGACCCGTGGTCCGACGGGGCGGGCCCGGCGTGA
- a CDS encoding alpha/beta hydrolase, which yields MPVVAEIQVLLDQLAGNPVDFSSITPTEMRTLMRLLSDADEKVAVGSVEDRTIPGPAGEVPVRVYRPEGAPGPAPILVWYHGGGWVIGDLETTDGAARSFCHGAGAVVVSVDYRLAPEHPFPAGPEDAWAALTWVADHAGEVGGDPARIAVGGDSAGGNLAALVALRARDEGGPALVHQLLAYPSVDLAMGHPSIEENGEGYFLTKASMEWFRLHYLGAEREHGDPTSPEVSPLRADDLSGVAPAQVLTAEYDPLRDEGEAYAVRLAEAGVAVDLVPHPGLVHGFLGFGTLSPDAAAATEGAVQRLRQALTA from the coding sequence GTGCCCGTCGTCGCCGAGATCCAGGTCCTGCTCGACCAGCTCGCAGGCAACCCCGTCGACTTCTCGTCGATCACCCCGACCGAGATGCGCACGCTGATGCGCCTCCTGTCCGACGCCGACGAGAAGGTGGCGGTGGGCTCGGTCGAGGACCGGACCATCCCCGGCCCGGCGGGGGAGGTGCCGGTGCGGGTGTACCGACCCGAGGGGGCACCCGGGCCGGCCCCGATCCTGGTCTGGTACCACGGCGGCGGTTGGGTGATCGGCGACCTGGAGACCACCGACGGCGCCGCCCGCTCCTTCTGCCACGGCGCCGGCGCGGTGGTCGTGTCGGTCGACTACCGCCTGGCCCCGGAGCACCCGTTCCCGGCCGGCCCCGAGGATGCGTGGGCCGCGCTCACCTGGGTGGCCGACCACGCCGGCGAGGTGGGTGGCGACCCGGCCCGCATCGCCGTCGGGGGCGACTCCGCCGGGGGCAACCTGGCCGCCCTGGTGGCCCTGCGGGCGCGCGACGAGGGCGGGCCCGCCCTGGTGCACCAGCTGCTGGCCTACCCCTCGGTCGACCTGGCCATGGGCCACCCGTCGATCGAGGAGAACGGCGAGGGCTACTTCCTCACCAAGGCGTCGATGGAGTGGTTCCGGCTCCACTACCTGGGGGCCGAGCGGGAGCACGGCGACCCGACCAGCCCCGAGGTGTCGCCCCTCCGGGCCGACGACCTCTCCGGGGTGGCCCCGGCCCAGGTGCTCACGGCCGAGTACGACCCGCTGCGCGACGAGGGCGAGGCCTATGCGGTGCGCCTGGCCGAGGCCGGGGTGGCGGTCGACCTGGTGCCCCACCCGGGGCTGGTGCACGGCTTCCTCGGCTTCGGGACGCTGTCGCCCGACGCCGCCGCGGCCACCGAGGGCGCCGTCCAGCGCCTCCGCCAGGCCCTCACGGCCTGA
- a CDS encoding Zn-dependent alcohol dehydrogenase, with product MKTAVLTGVGSDLEVRDDIDIADPGPGEVRVRVEASGVCHSDLSVQNGTIPLPTPIVLGHEGAGVVEAVGEGVASVAEGDHVVLSFVPRCGECSACRRGQPFLCEKAAMQAAGGLLDGTTRLSTPDGALHQMACLGTFGEVAVVPEISVVKIAEDVPLDIAALIGCGVLTGVGAALNTASIQPGDTVAVIGCGGVGLNVIQGARIAGAERIIAVDKFASKLDMAKQFGATDLVNPDDGDTVGQVMALTEKGVNVSFEVIGLQPTIMAAIDVLRPGGEAVIVGVPRMDVVLELNAAFTFLYLNKTVKGCWYGSADVQRDVPKLISLWQDGDLKLDELISREIAIEDVNGAFEAMESGEVARSVIRHTH from the coding sequence ATGAAGACGGCAGTCCTCACCGGCGTCGGATCCGACCTCGAGGTCCGCGACGACATCGACATCGCCGATCCGGGTCCGGGCGAGGTCCGGGTGCGGGTCGAGGCCTCGGGCGTGTGCCACTCCGACCTGTCGGTCCAGAACGGCACCATCCCCCTGCCCACGCCGATCGTGCTGGGCCACGAGGGCGCCGGGGTCGTCGAGGCCGTGGGCGAGGGCGTCGCCTCGGTGGCCGAGGGCGACCACGTGGTCCTGTCGTTCGTGCCGCGCTGCGGCGAGTGCTCGGCCTGCCGGCGCGGCCAGCCCTTCCTCTGCGAGAAGGCGGCCATGCAGGCCGCCGGCGGCCTGCTCGACGGCACCACCCGCCTCTCCACCCCCGACGGGGCCCTGCACCAGATGGCGTGCCTGGGCACCTTCGGCGAGGTCGCCGTCGTCCCGGAGATCAGCGTGGTCAAGATCGCCGAGGACGTGCCCCTCGACATCGCCGCCCTCATCGGGTGCGGGGTGCTGACCGGCGTGGGCGCGGCGCTCAACACCGCATCGATCCAGCCCGGTGACACCGTCGCCGTCATCGGCTGCGGCGGCGTGGGGCTCAACGTGATCCAGGGGGCCCGCATCGCCGGCGCCGAGCGGATCATCGCCGTCGACAAGTTCGCCTCCAAGCTCGACATGGCCAAGCAGTTCGGCGCCACCGACCTGGTGAACCCCGACGACGGCGACACCGTCGGCCAGGTGATGGCCCTCACCGAGAAGGGCGTCAACGTGTCCTTCGAGGTCATCGGCCTGCAGCCGACGATCATGGCCGCCATCGACGTGCTCCGCCCCGGCGGCGAGGCCGTCATCGTCGGCGTGCCGCGCATGGACGTCGTGCTCGAGCTCAACGCCGCCTTCACCTTCCTGTACCTGAACAAGACCGTGAAGGGGTGCTGGTACGGCTCGGCCGACGTGCAGAGGGATGTTCCCAAGCTCATCTCGCTCTGGCAGGATGGGGACCTCAAGCTCGACGAGCTGATCAGCCGCGAGATCGCGATCGAGGATGTGAACGGGGCCTTCGAGGCCATGGAGTCGGGCGAGGTCGCCCGGTCCGTCATCCGTCACACCCACTAG
- a CDS encoding TetR/AcrR family transcriptional regulator: MAARLPAAARRRQLLDIALAEFAEQGFSGVSMDRVAEAAGVTKPVLYQHFRSKRALYLELVDDVADRLESAVVKATADVDSPREQVEAGFRVYFRFVTEHRDAYRLLFSADTRRDGELTEAVLRVEETFAHAIAGLIDVEGLSDDDRLLLARGIVGIAEVTSRQSLAGSSPDPDAVAHRVATLAWAGLRGVRASPEPPA; this comes from the coding sequence GTGGCCGCCCGCCTCCCCGCCGCCGCCCGTCGGCGGCAGCTGCTCGACATCGCCCTGGCCGAGTTCGCCGAGCAGGGCTTCAGCGGGGTCTCCATGGACCGGGTGGCCGAGGCCGCCGGGGTCACCAAGCCCGTCCTCTACCAGCACTTCCGGTCGAAGCGGGCCCTGTACCTGGAGCTGGTCGACGACGTCGCCGACCGCCTGGAGAGCGCGGTGGTCAAGGCCACCGCGGACGTGGACTCCCCCCGCGAGCAGGTCGAGGCCGGCTTCCGCGTCTACTTCCGGTTCGTGACCGAGCACCGCGACGCCTACCGCCTCCTGTTCAGCGCCGACACCCGGCGCGACGGCGAGCTCACCGAGGCCGTCCTCCGGGTGGAGGAGACCTTCGCCCACGCCATCGCCGGGCTCATCGACGTGGAGGGGCTCTCCGACGACGACCGCCTGCTGCTGGCCCGGGGGATCGTCGGCATCGCCGAGGTCACCAGCCGCCAGTCCCTGGCCGGCTCCTCCCCCGACCCCGACGCCGTGGCCCACCGCGTCGCCACCCTGGCGTGGGCCGGGCTGCGGGGCGTCCGGGCCTCGCCGGAGCCCCCCGCCTAG
- a CDS encoding N-carbamoyl-D-amino-acid hydrolase: MVVAAAQMGPVARDAPRAEVVERLLSLLRGAAHRGAELVVFPELALTTFFPRYVIDDDAELDAFFETEMPGPETKVLFDEAARLGVGFQLGYAELTPDGHRYNTAILVERDGRIVSRYRKVHVPGHADEEPWRAFQHLERRYFEPGPGFEVHEAFGGIVGSATCNDRRWPETYRVLGLQGVELVLIGYNTPIHYAPDPGQDRLAGHHNTLVMAAGAYQNGTWVVGVAKGGVEEGVWSLAESQIISPGGEVVARATTEDDELVLALVDLDRCWDYKRTVFNFAQYRLPDRYRLITDLTDPGSTGPTRPAT, from the coding sequence GTGGTGGTGGCCGCGGCCCAGATGGGCCCCGTCGCCCGCGACGCCCCCCGGGCCGAGGTGGTCGAGCGGCTGCTGTCGCTGCTGCGGGGCGCGGCCCACCGGGGCGCGGAGCTGGTCGTGTTCCCGGAGCTGGCCCTCACCACGTTCTTCCCCCGCTACGTGATCGACGACGACGCCGAGCTCGACGCCTTCTTCGAGACCGAGATGCCCGGCCCCGAGACCAAGGTCCTCTTCGACGAGGCCGCCCGCCTCGGGGTGGGGTTCCAGCTGGGCTACGCCGAGCTCACCCCCGACGGCCACCGCTACAACACCGCGATCCTCGTCGAGCGCGACGGCCGCATCGTCAGCCGCTACCGCAAGGTGCACGTGCCCGGCCACGCCGACGAGGAGCCGTGGCGCGCCTTCCAGCACCTCGAGCGGCGCTACTTCGAGCCCGGTCCCGGCTTCGAGGTCCACGAGGCCTTCGGGGGCATCGTGGGCTCGGCCACCTGCAACGACCGGCGCTGGCCCGAGACCTACCGGGTCCTCGGCCTCCAAGGCGTGGAGCTGGTGCTCATCGGCTACAACACGCCGATCCACTACGCCCCCGACCCGGGCCAGGACCGCCTCGCCGGCCACCACAACACGTTGGTGATGGCGGCCGGCGCCTACCAGAACGGCACCTGGGTGGTGGGCGTGGCCAAGGGCGGCGTGGAGGAGGGGGTGTGGTCGCTGGCCGAGAGCCAGATCATCTCCCCCGGCGGGGAGGTCGTGGCCCGGGCCACGACCGAGGACGACGAGCTGGTGCTGGCCCTGGTCGACCTCGACCGCTGCTGGGACTACAAGCGCACCGTCTTCAACTTCGCCCAGTACCGCCTGCCCGACCGCTACCGGCTCATCACCGACCTCACCGACCCGGGGTCCACCGGGCCCACCCGCCCCGCGACCTGA
- the pucD gene encoding xanthine dehydrogenase subunit D gives MSEVGTGSRTGVGTGTPGGVGTGAPRPDGGPKVRGEFAFSGDLWADGMLWGATLRSPHASARIRSIDVGPALAVPGVVAVVTAEDLPGSRYYGLEHRDQPVFAWEVVRYVGEPVAAVAADHPETARRALAAIVVDYEVTTPVLDAEEALVGPDLHPDGNTFRHMWVRRGDPDARGPVVVEGTYELGMQDQAFMGPEAGLARPTPDGGIDLVVSTQWLHNDRDQVAECLGLPPERVRLSLGGVGGAFGGREDVSLQVHAALLAQVTERPVKVVYSREESFLGHVHRHPARIWMRHSAEPDGRLVSFEARIVLDGGAYRSSSYHVVANAACFAAGPYVTPNAVVEGVGVRTNNPPCGAMRGFGAVQVCFAHEAQMDRLAAACDVDPVALRLTNAMASGDRLLTGQVVDGALPVAEVIRATAALPLPPAAGSEPMGRPGAAGLTTDAGDVVRATGFAVGFKNLMYAEGYDDDSHAACRLEAGLVTVTCAAAEVGQGFVTLAQQIAREVLGVDDVLLAPADTAIGSAGSTSASRQTWMSGGAVEKACREVRAEVVARVAAATGAAEADLRLRAGRVVSDGGAVPVDLSLAAVTAEEPVEASVRFQHRTTFPLDADGQGDAHVSMACAAHRAVVDVDPDLGLVRVVQVATAQDAGRVLNPTAALGQVEGGISQGVGLATMEEVVLADGAPRNASFTDYLIPTTLDVPEVVVDWVEVPEPDAPFGAKGVGEPPVISSTPAVVAAVRAATGRPLTRVPMAPAAVAGVGDAGDGEEG, from the coding sequence GTGAGCGAGGTCGGGACCGGCAGCCGCACCGGGGTGGGCACCGGCACGCCCGGCGGGGTCGGCACCGGCGCGCCCCGGCCCGACGGCGGGCCCAAGGTCCGCGGCGAGTTCGCCTTCAGCGGGGACCTGTGGGCCGACGGGATGCTGTGGGGCGCGACCCTGCGCTCGCCCCACGCCTCGGCCCGGATCCGCAGCATCGACGTGGGCCCGGCCCTGGCCGTGCCGGGGGTCGTCGCGGTGGTCACCGCCGAGGACCTGCCCGGCTCCCGCTACTACGGCCTCGAGCACCGCGACCAGCCCGTCTTCGCCTGGGAGGTGGTCCGCTACGTCGGCGAGCCGGTGGCCGCGGTGGCCGCCGACCACCCGGAGACGGCCCGCCGGGCCCTCGCTGCGATCGTCGTCGACTACGAGGTCACCACCCCGGTGCTCGACGCCGAGGAGGCCCTGGTGGGCCCCGACCTCCACCCCGACGGCAACACCTTCCGCCACATGTGGGTCCGTCGGGGGGACCCCGACGCCCGGGGCCCGGTGGTGGTCGAGGGCACCTACGAGCTCGGCATGCAGGACCAGGCCTTCATGGGCCCGGAGGCGGGGCTGGCCCGGCCCACGCCCGACGGCGGCATCGACCTCGTCGTGTCGACCCAGTGGCTGCACAACGACCGGGACCAGGTGGCCGAGTGCCTGGGCCTGCCGCCCGAGCGGGTGCGGCTCTCCCTCGGCGGGGTGGGCGGCGCCTTCGGCGGCCGGGAGGACGTGAGCCTCCAGGTCCACGCCGCCCTGCTGGCCCAGGTGACCGAGCGGCCGGTGAAGGTCGTCTACTCCCGGGAGGAGTCCTTCCTCGGCCACGTCCACCGCCACCCGGCGCGCATCTGGATGCGCCACAGCGCCGAGCCCGACGGCCGCCTCGTCAGCTTCGAGGCCCGCATCGTCCTCGACGGCGGGGCCTACCGGTCCTCCAGCTACCACGTGGTGGCCAACGCGGCCTGCTTCGCGGCGGGCCCCTACGTCACCCCCAACGCGGTGGTCGAGGGCGTCGGGGTCCGGACCAACAACCCACCGTGCGGGGCCATGCGGGGCTTCGGGGCGGTGCAGGTGTGCTTCGCCCACGAGGCCCAGATGGACCGGCTGGCCGCGGCCTGCGACGTCGATCCCGTCGCGCTGCGACTGACCAACGCCATGGCCTCGGGGGACCGGCTCCTCACCGGCCAGGTGGTCGACGGGGCCCTGCCGGTGGCCGAGGTCATCCGGGCCACCGCCGCCCTCCCCCTGCCGCCCGCAGCCGGGTCGGAGCCCATGGGTCGGCCCGGCGCCGCCGGGCTCACCACCGACGCCGGCGACGTGGTGCGGGCCACCGGCTTCGCGGTGGGTTTCAAGAACCTGATGTACGCCGAGGGCTACGACGACGACTCCCACGCCGCCTGCCGCCTGGAGGCCGGGCTCGTCACCGTCACCTGCGCGGCGGCCGAGGTCGGGCAGGGCTTCGTCACCCTGGCCCAGCAGATCGCCCGCGAGGTGCTCGGCGTCGACGACGTCCTCCTCGCCCCGGCCGACACCGCCATCGGCTCGGCCGGCTCCACCTCGGCCAGCCGCCAGACCTGGATGTCGGGCGGGGCGGTGGAGAAGGCCTGCCGCGAGGTGCGGGCCGAGGTGGTGGCCCGGGTGGCGGCGGCCACCGGGGCGGCCGAGGCCGACCTGCGCCTGCGGGCCGGGCGGGTGGTGAGCGACGGCGGGGCCGTCCCCGTCGACCTGTCCCTGGCCGCGGTCACCGCCGAGGAGCCGGTGGAGGCCTCGGTGCGGTTCCAGCACCGCACGACCTTCCCCCTCGACGCCGACGGCCAGGGCGACGCCCACGTGTCCATGGCCTGCGCCGCCCACCGCGCCGTGGTCGACGTCGACCCCGACCTCGGCCTCGTCCGGGTCGTGCAGGTCGCCACCGCCCAGGACGCGGGGCGCGTGCTCAACCCCACCGCCGCCCTGGGCCAGGTCGAGGGGGGCATCTCCCAGGGCGTGGGCCTGGCCACCATGGAGGAGGTGGTGCTGGCCGACGGCGCGCCCCGCAACGCCTCCTTCACCGACTACCTGATCCCCACCACCCTCGACGTGCCCGAGGTGGTGGTCGACTGGGTCGAGGTGCCCGAGCCCGACGCGCCCTTCGGCGCCAAGGGCGTGGGCGAGCCCCCGGTGATCTCCTCCACCCCGGCCGTGGTCGCCGCCGTCCGCGCCGCCACCGGCCGCCCCCTCACCCGGGTGCCCATGGCCCCGGCGGCGGTGGCCGGGGTCGGCGACGCCGGGGACGGGGAGGAGGGGTGA
- a CDS encoding (2Fe-2S)-binding protein, whose amino-acid sequence MSGATVPTPVAPSYVLTVNGTEHGVDASWLGESLLHVLRERLGLPGSKAGCEQGECGSCSVLVDGDLVCACLVLAAAAVGTEITTVEGLADERGTFTDVQQAFVDAGAVQCGFCTPGLVVAVHDLLDRVPEPTDLEVREALSGNLCRCTGYGRVVAAVEAAVAVRTSGGAP is encoded by the coding sequence GTGAGCGGGGCGACGGTCCCCACGCCGGTGGCGCCCTCGTACGTGCTGACGGTGAACGGCACCGAGCACGGCGTCGACGCCTCGTGGCTGGGCGAGAGCCTGCTCCACGTCCTGCGCGAGCGCCTGGGCCTGCCCGGGTCCAAGGCCGGCTGCGAGCAGGGCGAGTGCGGGTCGTGCTCGGTGCTGGTCGACGGCGACCTGGTCTGCGCCTGCCTCGTGCTGGCCGCCGCCGCGGTGGGCACGGAGATCACCACGGTCGAGGGGCTGGCGGACGAGCGGGGCACCTTCACCGACGTGCAGCAGGCCTTCGTCGACGCCGGTGCGGTGCAGTGCGGCTTCTGCACGCCGGGGCTGGTCGTCGCCGTCCACGACCTCCTCGACCGGGTGCCCGAGCCCACCGACCTCGAGGTGCGCGAGGCCCTGTCGGGGAACCTCTGCCGCTGCACGGGCTACGGCCGGGTCGTCGCCGCCGTCGAGGCGGCCGTGGCCGTCCGCACCTCCGGGGGCGCGCCGTGA
- a CDS encoding FAD binding domain-containing protein produces the protein MDEVLLPTTVDELVEGRAAHPDALLLAGGTDLMVAVNAGTLPVPGVIALRAVDGLRGWRREGDEVVVGAATTYADLLAPDVADLLPGMAQASRTVGSPQIRSTGTLGGNLGTASPAGDALPVLVALGATVELRSPGGTRSLPVGELLTGPKRTALAPDEVITSARLPVARGPQQYRKVGVRNAMVISVASVALAVDVEARTVGVGLGSVGPVPLPAPDACAFAVDAVDWATGALHDPGAADRFGELAAAACSPIDDHRSTAAYRRHAVRVLAARALATACPPATGAAA, from the coding sequence ATGGACGAGGTCCTCCTGCCCACCACCGTCGACGAGCTGGTCGAGGGGCGCGCCGCCCACCCCGACGCCCTCCTCCTGGCCGGCGGCACCGACCTGATGGTGGCCGTCAACGCCGGCACCCTGCCGGTCCCCGGGGTCATCGCCCTGCGAGCGGTGGACGGGCTCCGGGGGTGGCGGCGCGAGGGCGACGAGGTGGTCGTCGGGGCGGCCACGACCTACGCCGACCTGCTCGCCCCCGACGTCGCCGACCTCCTGCCCGGCATGGCCCAGGCGTCCCGCACGGTGGGCTCGCCCCAGATCCGCAGCACCGGCACCCTCGGCGGGAACCTGGGCACGGCCTCGCCCGCGGGCGACGCCCTGCCGGTGCTCGTGGCCCTGGGCGCCACGGTCGAGCTGCGCAGCCCCGGCGGCACCCGCAGCCTCCCCGTGGGCGAGCTGCTCACCGGGCCCAAGCGCACCGCCCTGGCTCCCGACGAGGTCATCACGTCCGCCCGGCTCCCCGTCGCCCGCGGCCCCCAGCAGTACCGGAAGGTGGGGGTGCGCAACGCCATGGTGATCTCGGTGGCGTCGGTGGCCCTCGCCGTCGACGTCGAGGCCCGCACCGTCGGCGTGGGCCTGGGCTCGGTCGGCCCCGTGCCCCTGCCCGCCCCCGACGCCTGCGCCTTCGCCGTCGACGCCGTCGACTGGGCCACCGGGGCCCTCCACGACCCGGGCGCGGCCGACCGCTTCGGCGAGCTGGCCGCGGCCGCCTGCTCCCCCATCGACGACCACCGCAGCACCGCGGCCTACCGCCGCCACGCCGTGCGGGTGCTGGCCGCCCGCGCCCTGGCCACCGCCTGCCCGCCGGCCACGGGGGCCGCGGCGTGA